One region of Armigeres subalbatus isolate Guangzhou_Male chromosome 3, GZ_Asu_2, whole genome shotgun sequence genomic DNA includes:
- the LOC134227016 gene encoding uncharacterized protein LOC134227016 isoform X2 encodes MKAIILCVSFMLACAAGQRITTIQLDGVQYFVSRMNPYSPELNYFLAYQYCRSLGLQLASFETKEKVESMTQYLTNAGYSKYNFWTSGNRLGTGMFLWMSTGLPFNATFDYFEKSSDATTGLDPLDHNSNTSPQRTARDSSSGIERGCVHLKAPSLRWEPEDCLAVKDFICEQTRCYYYNYGSIPVSSAQG; translated from the exons GTCAACGTATCACCACAATCCAGCTGGATGGTGTTCAGTACTTTGTAAGCCGGATGAATCCCTACTCGCCGGAATTGAACTACTTCCTAGCCTACCAGTACTGCCGGTCACTCGGTCTGCAGCTGGCCTCGTTTGAAACCAAGGAGAAGGTCGAATCCATGACGCAGTACCTGACGAATGCCG GCTACAGCAAGTACAACTTCTGGACGTCCGGCAACCGACTGGGCACGGGAATGTTCCTCTGGATGAGCACCGGTTTGCCATTCAACGCCACCTTCGACTACTTTGAAAAGTCCTCGGACGCCACCACCGGGCTGGACCCACTGGATCACAACAGCAACACCTCGCCCCAGCGCACCGCCCGCGACAG CAGCAGCGGTATCGAGCGGGGCTGCGTGCACCTCAAAGCTCCCTCCCTACGGTGGGAACCCGAGGACTGCCTGGCGGTGAAAGATTTCATCTGCGAACAGACCAGATGCTACTACTACAACTACGGTAGCATTCCCGTCTCGTCGGCGCAGGGGTAA